One stretch of Nicotiana tabacum cultivar K326 chromosome 18, ASM71507v2, whole genome shotgun sequence DNA includes these proteins:
- the LOC107768069 gene encoding uncharacterized protein LOC107768069 isoform X1: protein MPQYCRASCLRAGISSVWPTLIPDPPAWHALHYERDDQSKADDTFMTWLNDQLGIWDRRGDLTPPPQHFPIQHYMAWYRTVSQLFIENPVHQAHGRYVPYVGRHEALAIGLHTIYRMGQQMQSYVHDPVVMQEYSRRFMDVAAQTLQRARSDQCLAHEADYMDPTTYQRGRGIPRAGGARRAGGARRAGTAGRRSCGRRGGGPQQRDVEAPADDVAADMAGGMHETNMPSYSLGIYPPPVPSQVTLSGQLLITGSDIQGAHWVDTSQARIPLMRIDRPEILPASCDAATDDYIQDPNRLCLLLDLTAPPMHVILRRIRR, encoded by the exons ATGCCTCaatattgtcgagcatcatgccttCGAGCAGGTATTTCGTCAGTTTGGCCTACCCTTATACCTGATCCGCCTGCATGGCatgctttacattatgagagggatgacCAGTCCAAGGCGGACGACACATTTATGACATGGCTTAATGACCAGTTGGGTATTTGGGACAggcgaggggacttgaccccacctccgcagcactttcctattcaacattatatggcatggtaccgcactgtttcCCAACTTTTTATCgagaacccagttcatcaggcacacggtcggtacgtcccatacgtcgggagacacgaggccctg gcgattggattgcatactATCTATCGtatggggcagcagatgcagagttatgtccacgatcctgtggtcatgcaggagtatagtcgtcgattcatggatgtggctgcccagacactgcagcgagccCGATCGGATCAGTGTTTGGCACACGAGGCTGATTATATGGACCCAACCACGTACCAGCGAGGTCGTGGTATCCCACGAGCTGGTGGTGCCCGACGAGCTGGCGGTGCCCGACGAGCTGGTACTGCCGGACGACGTAGTTgtgggcggagaggaggtggtccccagcaacgGGACGTTGAGGctcctgctgatgatgttgctgctgatatggcaggtggcatgcatgagaccAACATGCCGTCTTACAGCCTTGGAATTTATCCTCCTCCAGTGCCTTCGCAGGTGACCCTATCGGGTCAATTATTGATCACGGGCTCGGATATTCAAGGAGCGCATTGGGTAGATACTTCCCAGGCTCGTATACCACTGATGAGGATCGACCGACCCGAGATTTTACCG gcttcatgcgatgctgcaacagatgactacattcaggatccAAACCGATtatg ccttctactggaccTGACAGCGCCACCAATGCATGTCATCCTGCGCCGCATCCGGCGATAA
- the LOC107768069 gene encoding uncharacterized protein LOC107768069 isoform X2 — MPSSRRGDLTPPPQHFPIQHYMAWYRTVSQLFIENPVHQAHGRYVPYVGRHEALAIGLHTIYRMGQQMQSYVHDPVVMQEYSRRFMDVAAQTLQRARSDQCLAHEADYMDPTTYQRGRGIPRAGGARRAGGARRAGTAGRRSCGRRGGGPQQRDVEAPADDVAADMAGGMHETNMPSYSLGIYPPPVPSQVTLSGQLLITGSDIQGAHWVDTSQARIPLMRIDRPEILPASCDAATDDYIQDPNRLCLLLDLTAPPMHVILRRIRR; from the exons atgccttCGAGCAG gcgaggggacttgaccccacctccgcagcactttcctattcaacattatatggcatggtaccgcactgtttcCCAACTTTTTATCgagaacccagttcatcaggcacacggtcggtacgtcccatacgtcgggagacacgaggccctg gcgattggattgcatactATCTATCGtatggggcagcagatgcagagttatgtccacgatcctgtggtcatgcaggagtatagtcgtcgattcatggatgtggctgcccagacactgcagcgagccCGATCGGATCAGTGTTTGGCACACGAGGCTGATTATATGGACCCAACCACGTACCAGCGAGGTCGTGGTATCCCACGAGCTGGTGGTGCCCGACGAGCTGGCGGTGCCCGACGAGCTGGTACTGCCGGACGACGTAGTTgtgggcggagaggaggtggtccccagcaacgGGACGTTGAGGctcctgctgatgatgttgctgctgatatggcaggtggcatgcatgagaccAACATGCCGTCTTACAGCCTTGGAATTTATCCTCCTCCAGTGCCTTCGCAGGTGACCCTATCGGGTCAATTATTGATCACGGGCTCGGATATTCAAGGAGCGCATTGGGTAGATACTTCCCAGGCTCGTATACCACTGATGAGGATCGACCGACCCGAGATTTTACCG gcttcatgcgatgctgcaacagatgactacattcaggatccAAACCGATtatg ccttctactggaccTGACAGCGCCACCAATGCATGTCATCCTGCGCCGCATCCGGCGATAA